The genomic window CCGCTGCTCGGGACGTCCGGCTTCGCGGCGCTCGCTGGTCCGGGGGGTGCGCGATGACGACCCTGCCGATCCGAGCGGTGATGTGGCGACTCGGACTGTTCACCGTCGCGATGCTCGTGCTGCTCGTCGTCGTCGTGCAAGCGATCACCCGGCCCGTGGACGGCGAGACCGGCGCCTACACCGCCGAATTCACCGATGTGAGCGGATTGAAGACCGGCGACGACGTCCGGATGTTCGGCGTCTCCGTCGGCAAGGTCGCCGCGATCGAGCGGGCAGGCACCAACGCGCGGGTGAGTTTCACGGTTCAGCGCGACCGTCCGATCTACGACTCCAGCGTCGTCGCCATCCGCTACCAGTCCCTGACCGGTCAGCGTTATGTCGATGTGCGGCAACCGGATCGGCCGGGCGCGCCGCTGCCGCCCGGCGCGGCGCTCGGGGTGGCCAACACGGTGCCGTCCTTCGACATCACCCAGCTGTTCAACGGGTTGCAGCCGGTGATCGCCGAGTTCTCCCCCGGCGCGCTCAACCAGTTCACCGAGAGCGTGCTCGCGGTGATCGAGGGCAACGGCTCCGGCATCGGTCCCGCGCTGGACGCCATCGAGAAACTCAGTCGCTACACCTCCGATCGCCAAGCGGTGATCGCGACCATCGTGGCCAACCTGCACGCGATCTCCGCGCAGATCGGCGGGCGCTCACCGCATCTGGTCACCCTGATGGAAGGCCTCGCCGACGTGGTCAGCGCGTTCCGGGTGAAGCTGGACGGATTGCTCGACTTCGCCGCCGCGGCCCCCTCCGCGATGGGACCGTTGAACCGCCTGATGGAAACCCTCGGATTCACCGAACGCGCCAACCCGGATCTGATGACGGACCTGCGGCTGCTCTTCCCCGACCCGGAGGCCGCGCTCGAGCTGCTCGGCAGGCTCCCCGGCCTGCTCCAAGCGCTGAGCAACGTGCTGCCGCCCGCGCCCGGCGCGGCGGGACCGGTGCCGATGAGCTGTTCCAAGGGGCCGGTCCAGCTTCCCCAGGTGCTTTCGGTGCTCGTCGCCGGGCAGAGGATCGCGATATGCAACGGATGACGCAACGACTGCTGAACCAGCTTGCACCGCACGGTTTTTCGCACGACCGGCACCAGGCGGCGAAGAACGCGAGGGAGTTCCGCCTCGGCATACTCGGCGGGCTTTTCGTCGCCGCGCTGCTCCTCGCCACGGCGGTGATCTATCTCGTCCCGTTCGGGAAGGCGAGCTACACCGCCGACTTGGTCGAGGCGAACTCGGTGAAGGTCGGCGACCAAGTGCGCTTGGCGGGCATCACCGTCGGCTCGGTGACGGCGCTCGAGCTGGGCGAGACGAAGGTACGGATGACCTTCACCGTGGACCGCGACGTGTTCCTCGGCGACACGACCAGCCTGGAGATCCGCATGCTGACCGCGGTCGGCGGCCACTACGTCGCGGTGTTCCCCTCGGGCACAAAAGCTCTCGGCTCGCGACCGATTCCACCCGACCGGGTCCGGCTGCCCTACAGCCTGGTGCGCATTCTGCAGGACGCCGCCGCGCCGGTCTCCGAGGTGGACGGCGAGACGCTGCGCCGGAATCTGGCCGCCCTCCAGCAGTCCCTCGACACCAGTCCGGACGCGCTGCGCCAGATGGGCGCCGCGATGCAGTCGTTCGTCGACATCCTGCGCAGGCAGAACGTCGAGGTCTCGCGCGCGCTCACGGTGATGGACGAGTACCTGCGCACCATCGACGGGAACAAATCACTGATCGGCACATTCGTCCGCGAGCTCGGCACACTGATGACCGTAGGCCTCGGCAAACGCGCCGAGATCGCGTCGGCGCTGTCCATCGCCGCCTCGCTGCTGTCCAGGATCGCCGCCGTCGAGCCGTCCTGGCGCGAGGTGCTCGCGCCGCTGGCCGGGAAGCTGCGCGAGTTGCTGCCGCAGCTGGAACAGCTCGCCGCGCAATTGGATGTGGCCATTCCGCAGTGGAAGCAGTTGCGTGAGCGACTGGTGGCGATGACGACCGCCGAGGACGGTGTCGTCATCGATCAGTCGGCGCTCACCGCGCCGGTGTGTATCCCGCTGCCCGGATGGGGGTGCTGAGCGATGAAACGCATTCTGCGGTCCCAGGGTTTCGTGACCGTGCTCGGCGCGCTGGTGGTCGCGGCGGTCGCCGCTGTCGCTTACCTCGTGGTGTTCGACCCGGTGAAGAAGACGGTCGCCTACTGCGCCATGATGCCCGACGCCGTCGGCCTGTATCCGGGCAATCACGTGACAGCGCTGGGCATTCCGATCGGCACGGTGAACTCGGTACGGCCCGAGGGCACGGGTGTGCGGGTGGACTTCGAGGTGCGGGAGGAGCGGGTGTTGCGGGGAGAAGTCACCGCGACCACCGTTTCCGACACGCTGGTGGCCGATCGCAACCTCGCGGTTCTCGGCGAGCCGGGCGCCGCCCCGTGGAACCGGTCGACGTGCATCACCAAGACCTTCACGCCGAAGAGCATCAGTCAGACACTCCAGGGCTTCTCCCAGCTGGCTGGTCAGCTCACCGGCGGTGGAAATCCCGGCGAGCAGAGCAGGATTCGCGACAGCGTCGTGGCTTTCGAAGCCGCCACCTCCGGCACCGGGCCGGCGCTGAACAAACTGATCACCGATCTCGGTGACGCGCTGCGCGCCCCGGACGCAGCCATCGGACACATCGGCGGGCTGCTCGATTCCTACGGCAGGCTGATGTCCAGCATCGCGATGAACTGGGGCGATATCAGGATCGTGCTGGTGCAGGCGAGCGAGGGCATCGCCTTCATCAACGAGCTGTGGGACCGGGTGGTGCAGCTCATCGACTCGCTGCTGGTCATTCTGCCGTGGCTGAACAGCATCGCCCGCGAGTACGGCAGGCCGATCCTCGGGGCGCTGGACGGCGCGCTGCCCGGCCTGCGGCTGCTCTCGGCGAACGTCGCGACGCTGCGACAGCTGGTGGAGATGATCCCGCCGATCGTGCAGTTCTTCGAGGAGGTGATCGACCCGGCGACCGGCAGGCCGCAGCTGACGTACGCCGCGCCGAAGGTCGGTCTCCCCCGCGAGCAGGCCGACCAGGTGTGTGCCGCGATCGACGCGGTGCTGCCCGGCCATTGCGACGGAGCCGAAAACGGTTTCGCCGACGTGAATCTGGTGTCCCTGGTGCTCGGAACGGTAGGTGCCCGATGACCGCGCGATCTGTCCGGCGCGCCGCGCTCGTCCCGGTGCTGGCACTGGGACTGCTGAGCGGATGCGGATTCGATCCCGCGCAAGTGCCGGTGCCCGGCGCGACGGTGTCCGGCCCCACCTACCAGGTGCGGATCGAGCTGGCCAACGCGCTGAACCTGCCCGCGCGGGCGAAGGTGGTGGCCAACGGCGCGCAGATCGGCAGCCTGCGCGAGGTGAGCGTGGTGGATCCGACGCTCGAGCAGCCGGGCCGGGTCGAGGCCGTCGTCGAGATCGCCGAGGGGGTGCGGCTGCCGGTCGGCACCACCGTCCAGCTGCGCCAGAACACCATTCTCGGCGACATCTACATCGGACTCAGCACGCCGGCGGGCGATTTCGATCGCACCATCCCGCCGGGCGGAACGATCCCGCTGGCACGCACCCGGCCCGCGCTCCAGGTCGAGGATCTGCTGGCCGGCATGTCCACCTTCGTCGGCGGCGGCGCGATGCAGCAGATGCAGGACATCGTCAACCGGGTCAACGCGACCCTGCCCGACCGGCCCGCCGAGACCGCGCGAATCTTCGAGGTCGTCGGTCGCGATGTGTCCGACGTGGCCGCCGACATGGCGGTGGTGGACCGGTTCCTGGACACCATCCAGCGGGATCTGGATGCCGCGCTGGACAATCCGCGCGAACTGGACGCGCTGCTCAGCGAGCGCGGGTCGGTCGAGATTCCGGCCGACGCGAAATCGCTGATTCTCACGCTCGGTGTCGTAGGCGGGCTCGGCATCGTCGGGCACGCGATCGCCTGGCTCGGCCCGCTGCTCGAGGCGAGTGACGCGGCCGCGAAAGCTCTGGTGCCCTTGCTGTTCGCGGACCGACCGCTGGATCTGACCGCGCCGTCGAATCTGAACCGGGTCGTGTCGCTGGTCCGCGACAAGATCATTCCGTTCGTCGAGCGCGGTCCGAAACTGAACATCGGCGCGGTGGCGGTGGACGGCGCCGCGGCACCGGTCGCCACCGACGAACAAGTTCAGCAGATCATCGCCACCCTCAGGATGATCGGAGTCGTGCGATGACCGTCGCCACCGAGCCCGCCTATCCCGGCTATGTTCCGTCCACGCCCGCGGGCAGCGCGAGCGACGAGTTGCTGCGGCGGCTCGGTCCGGTCGCCTCACTGGCCGCGATCGTGGCGATTCTGCTGATCGGCGTCGGCTATTTGAGCTTCGGCGTGGTGCGGGTCGGCTGGTTCACCGAGCACACCGAGGCCACCATGACGGTCCCGGATTCCGGCGGACTGCTGCCGCGCTCCAAGGTCCTGCTCTCCGGCGTCCAGATCGGGCAGGTCACCGCGGTGACCCACACCCGCGAGGGCATCGAGGTCGACTTCCGCTACGACGCCGAATACCGTGTGCCCGCCAACAGTTCGGTGCGCATCGAGACGCTCTCCGCGCTCGGCGAGCCCTACCTCGAGTTCCGGCCGACGACCGCGGGCGGGCCGTACCTGCGCGACGGCGACCGGCTGGCGGCCGCCTCGGTACAGCGTCCGGTGTCGATCCCCGAGGTCGCCCGCACCGCGACCCAGCTGCTGGAACAGGTGGATCCCGCGACGGTGGCCGCCATTATCGAGAACTTCAGCACCGGCCTCGCGGGCACCGAGGCAGTGATTCCGCAACTGGCCAGGGCCTCCGATCTGCTGGCCGCGACGCTGGTGAGCCGCACCGACCTGATCCGCGAACTGCTGACCGACATGCAGGCGCAGGCCACCGAGATGACCTGGGCCGGAGGGGAATTGACCGCCGCGGCCAGCCCGTGGGCGGACTTCGGACCGCGGGTCAGCGAGGTGGCCGCCGCGATCGCCCGGGTCGTGCGGATCGGCGACACTCCGGGCGACTACCTCACCGACACCGAAGACGTCATCGGACTGCTTCCATTCCTCGACGCGCTCACCCAGAAACTGAACCTGCTCGGACCAGAACTGCGCGAACTGTTTCCGGTCGTCCAGCCGCTGCTCGCGCTGACCACCGGCGTGCTCGGCAAGGTCGACCTCGGCAGTCTGATCTCCCAGGCGCTGCACGCCACGACTCCGGACGGCGCGCTGCAATTGCAGATCACCGTCCGCTAGACCGGTCCCTTTCGGTCTGCCGAATCAGACCGGCCGTTCTTCGAGCGCTTTCACGAGGGACGAGGCGAGGATGGCCACGGCCCGATCATCGTCAGAGGCCAGTTGCCGCAGGATACCGAGCGCTATGGTCCCCGGCATCTCGGCGAGTGCCTGTGTCAGCCGCATCCGCACCGCCGAATCCGCTGTGGGGGCGGCCAGTTCAGCGGCCATCGCGCTAATGATCCGGTCCGCCCACTCAGGGTCGTATGCCAAGGTTCCCAGTATCTCGGCTGCCTCGACATCGTTCGGGCCTTCGACCACCGTGCCGACCAGCGCCGGCACTGCTCGGGTCACGCCGCGCGCACCCAGCGCCAGAGCAGCATGTCGGCGGATCGTCGGGTCCCTGTCCTCGAGCGCGTCCGTGAGGACTGCGGTCGCCTCGTCGCCGGGCAGCTCGGCGAGCGCCAGGACCGCGCGCCGCCGGATGTCGGCGTTCTCCGAGCTCATGGCGGGTGTCAGGCTTGCCACGCCGTCACCACCCGCCCTCGTGAGGGCCCACCGCAGCGCCCCGGCGACGTTCGGATCGGATTCGGTGAGGACCGCCTCGACCAGCAACTCGGCGGGCATGGCCAAGTCCTCGGCCGGGGCCAGGACGGCTTGCTGCCGGCGCGCGGCACTCGGCGATGTGAGTCCGTGCAAGAGCTCCACGACGCGCGCGACGTCCTGCCAGCTGGCGGGCTCGGCCGTATCGACCATGCGTAGCCGCTCGAGCAGCTCCTGCTCCCGGTTCAGTCGTGCCTCGGTCTTTCGAATGAGGTCGCCGACCAATGCGGACGGGGTGAACCCTGGATCGTCGAGAGCGGAGCCGATCTGGCGCAGTGACAGTCCCAGGGATCGCAGACCCTCCACGTGGAAGATCCGCCGGATGTCTTCGGCGGAGTATTCCCGGTAGCCACCCACGGTGCGGCCCGTGGGTCGTACCAGCCCGAGGGCGTCGTAGTGCCTGAGCATCCGGGCGCTCACACCCGAGCGGCGCGCCACCTCACCGATCAGCACGCGGTTTCCTCCTTCCGGTCCGGACCGAGCGCGACGACCCGGCGCGCCTCGTCGACGGCGAGGTCGAACCCGGCATCCGGGTCGTGCAGCAGCCGCCGCGTGGCGCTCGCATGCGCACGAACCGTCGGGTCGTCACTTGCCATCGCCGCCCGCAGTATCGGCTCGATCACGTCGCCGAGCGCGACGAGGGCACGGCTCAGACTCAGCCGTACGTCCCGGTCACCGCGGCCCCATTGGGTGGCCAGTTCCCCGGCCAGCCATTCCCGCTCCCCCTCGGGCGCGAGAACGACGGCGGCGCGCCACGCACTCCGCGCGACCTCGTCGTCGGAATCGCGCAGCAACGACCGCGTGATCGCGGGCCACGCGTTCTTGTCCCCGATCTTCGACAGTGTGTGCAACGCCTGGCTCCGGGCCTGTGGGCGTCGGGATCGCAGTTCCGCGCGGAGTTTCGAGACCGTGATCTCCGACGGGTAGCGAGTCAGCGCCCACGTGAGCATGTCGCGCACGAAGAAGTCCGGCTCGATCGCGCACCGTTCTACGAGCACATCGACGAAACCGGGTGCGGGACGCGTACCGATCGCCAGGGCCGCCTTCAGCCGTGTCGACGAGTTTCCCGCGGCCAATGCGTCGATCAGCCGCGTGTCCTGTGAATTCCTGTGTGTCGAGTTGATGGGAACCACCTCCGACAGCTAGTGAACGGCTTCGCACAGTGACAAGGTCAAGTCCACGAGCCGGACGTCACCCACATTCGCGCCGGCGCGCGGGACTACGCGACGGACGCTGAGCCGAACCAGTGCGACAGCGCTTCGCGCAGCGTGGACGCGGCGGTCTCGGCCGGTTCTCCGATACTCCCGGCCCAGGCGATGTGGCAGTCGGGGCGAATCAGCAGGGCATCGACCTGTTGATCATCGGTCTTGGCCGTGTGAATGTCGACGCGGTGCGCCCATTGCCGGGCGATCTCGCGGAGTTCCGGGCGGTCTGCCAGGTCGAGCAAGACAGGCCGTCCGGCGTGCATGAGTTCCGCGACGCTCGTCGTGCCCCGGTCGGTGTGCAGGGCGAGATCGGCCGCGAAGACGCCGGTCAGCGCGTGATCGCCGGGTATCGGGTAGCGGATGTCGGTGCCGCCGACCAGCGCTCCGATGCGGCGCAGTGCCGGTTCGTCGCTGAGCAATTCCTGGAAGACCTCGCGCAGCGAGTCGGCGGCCTCGTCGTGTCCGCGCCGCAGCGCCACCTGCGCCCGGGTCTGCAACCGCGCCCGCGCACCGGCGAAGTGGCGTTCGTCGTGATAGGTATCCAGCAGTCCGGCCGGAGCCCAGCCCTGGACGTCGGCGGCCAGCTTCCAAGCCAGGTTGACCGAGTCGAGCATGCCGACATTGAGCGCGGTGCCGGTGGCGGGCAGCAGGTGGGCCGCATCGCCTGCCAGCAGGATCCGCCCGGCCCGGTACCGTTCGGCCTGCCGATCCTTGAAGGTGAAGCGCGACAATCGCTTCGGATCCGACATGGGGAGATCCACGCCCAGCACGCGGCGCACGCTGTCCGCGAGCTCGGTCAGGGTCAGCGGCTCGTCATCGTCGTAGTCGGCGGTGGCCTCGTCCTCGACGGTCTGCAGGAACAGGCCCCCTGGGTTGGGCGCGAACGCGAACATACCGCGGTCGGTTCGGTTGAATCCGAAGGGCAGCCGACCCAGCCCGGGGACATCGATGTCGCCGTTGTCGTGCACGGTGACCGAATCGCCCACGCGCACCTGGGCGACCCGGTTGACCTCCGGATAGGTCGTGCCGGGGAACCCGATACCCGCCATGTCGCGGATGCGGCTGCGGCCGCCGTCGCAGCCCACCAAGTAGCGGGCGGTCAGCCGGTACGGTCCGTCCGGCCCACGCACCTCCGCGGTTACCGTGCCCTCGTCCTGGCTCACCCCGATCACCTCGTGGCCGCGGCGGATCTGGGCGCCCAGTTCGCGGGCGCGTTCAGCGAGTAGTCGTTCGATCTCCCGCTGCGGAAGCGGCACGGCCCGAAGCGGCGGATCCGCCAGTTGCGTGAAGTCGAGATGCGTTCCGCCGAAGGGGAATCGGGCGGCAATGTG from Nocardia bhagyanarayanae includes these protein-coding regions:
- a CDS encoding HEAT repeat domain-containing protein: MVPINSTHRNSQDTRLIDALAAGNSSTRLKAALAIGTRPAPGFVDVLVERCAIEPDFFVRDMLTWALTRYPSEITVSKLRAELRSRRPQARSQALHTLSKIGDKNAWPAITRSLLRDSDDEVARSAWRAAVVLAPEGEREWLAGELATQWGRGDRDVRLSLSRALVALGDVIEPILRAAMASDDPTVRAHASATRRLLHDPDAGFDLAVDEARRVVALGPDRKEETAC
- a CDS encoding MlaD family protein, with translation MTARSVRRAALVPVLALGLLSGCGFDPAQVPVPGATVSGPTYQVRIELANALNLPARAKVVANGAQIGSLREVSVVDPTLEQPGRVEAVVEIAEGVRLPVGTTVQLRQNTILGDIYIGLSTPAGDFDRTIPPGGTIPLARTRPALQVEDLLAGMSTFVGGGAMQQMQDIVNRVNATLPDRPAETARIFEVVGRDVSDVAADMAVVDRFLDTIQRDLDAALDNPRELDALLSERGSVEIPADAKSLILTLGVVGGLGIVGHAIAWLGPLLEASDAAAKALVPLLFADRPLDLTAPSNLNRVVSLVRDKIIPFVERGPKLNIGAVAVDGAAAPVATDEQVQQIIATLRMIGVVR
- a CDS encoding MlaD family protein, coding for MKRILRSQGFVTVLGALVVAAVAAVAYLVVFDPVKKTVAYCAMMPDAVGLYPGNHVTALGIPIGTVNSVRPEGTGVRVDFEVREERVLRGEVTATTVSDTLVADRNLAVLGEPGAAPWNRSTCITKTFTPKSISQTLQGFSQLAGQLTGGGNPGEQSRIRDSVVAFEAATSGTGPALNKLITDLGDALRAPDAAIGHIGGLLDSYGRLMSSIAMNWGDIRIVLVQASEGIAFINELWDRVVQLIDSLLVILPWLNSIAREYGRPILGALDGALPGLRLLSANVATLRQLVEMIPPIVQFFEEVIDPATGRPQLTYAAPKVGLPREQADQVCAAIDAVLPGHCDGAENGFADVNLVSLVLGTVGAR
- a CDS encoding MlaD family protein, encoding MTVATEPAYPGYVPSTPAGSASDELLRRLGPVASLAAIVAILLIGVGYLSFGVVRVGWFTEHTEATMTVPDSGGLLPRSKVLLSGVQIGQVTAVTHTREGIEVDFRYDAEYRVPANSSVRIETLSALGEPYLEFRPTTAGGPYLRDGDRLAAASVQRPVSIPEVARTATQLLEQVDPATVAAIIENFSTGLAGTEAVIPQLARASDLLAATLVSRTDLIRELLTDMQAQATEMTWAGGELTAAASPWADFGPRVSEVAAAIARVVRIGDTPGDYLTDTEDVIGLLPFLDALTQKLNLLGPELRELFPVVQPLLALTTGVLGKVDLGSLISQALHATTPDGALQLQITVR
- a CDS encoding MlaD family protein, whose product is MQRMTQRLLNQLAPHGFSHDRHQAAKNAREFRLGILGGLFVAALLLATAVIYLVPFGKASYTADLVEANSVKVGDQVRLAGITVGSVTALELGETKVRMTFTVDRDVFLGDTTSLEIRMLTAVGGHYVAVFPSGTKALGSRPIPPDRVRLPYSLVRILQDAAAPVSEVDGETLRRNLAALQQSLDTSPDALRQMGAAMQSFVDILRRQNVEVSRALTVMDEYLRTIDGNKSLIGTFVRELGTLMTVGLGKRAEIASALSIAASLLSRIAAVEPSWREVLAPLAGKLRELLPQLEQLAAQLDVAIPQWKQLRERLVAMTTAEDGVVIDQSALTAPVCIPLPGWGC
- a CDS encoding MCE family protein, translated to MTTLPIRAVMWRLGLFTVAMLVLLVVVVQAITRPVDGETGAYTAEFTDVSGLKTGDDVRMFGVSVGKVAAIERAGTNARVSFTVQRDRPIYDSSVVAIRYQSLTGQRYVDVRQPDRPGAPLPPGAALGVANTVPSFDITQLFNGLQPVIAEFSPGALNQFTESVLAVIEGNGSGIGPALDAIEKLSRYTSDRQAVIATIVANLHAISAQIGGRSPHLVTLMEGLADVVSAFRVKLDGLLDFAAAAPSAMGPLNRLMETLGFTERANPDLMTDLRLLFPDPEAALELLGRLPGLLQALSNVLPPAPGAAGPVPMSCSKGPVQLPQVLSVLVAGQRIAICNG
- a CDS encoding HEAT repeat domain-containing protein → MLIGEVARRSGVSARMLRHYDALGLVRPTGRTVGGYREYSAEDIRRIFHVEGLRSLGLSLRQIGSALDDPGFTPSALVGDLIRKTEARLNREQELLERLRMVDTAEPASWQDVARVVELLHGLTSPSAARRQQAVLAPAEDLAMPAELLVEAVLTESDPNVAGALRWALTRAGGDGVASLTPAMSSENADIRRRAVLALAELPGDEATAVLTDALEDRDPTIRRHAALALGARGVTRAVPALVGTVVEGPNDVEAAEILGTLAYDPEWADRIISAMAAELAAPTADSAVRMRLTQALAEMPGTIALGILRQLASDDDRAVAILASSLVKALEERPV
- a CDS encoding FAD-dependent monooxygenase, yielding MTDIDVIIVGAGPAGLTLAAESSLAGVRPLVLEKHPEPRDVPKASGIAGRILDVLRYRGILDRFEAASSDPHIAARFPFGGTHLDFTQLADPPLRAVPLPQREIERLLAERARELGAQIRRGHEVIGVSQDEGTVTAEVRGPDGPYRLTARYLVGCDGGRSRIRDMAGIGFPGTTYPEVNRVAQVRVGDSVTVHDNGDIDVPGLGRLPFGFNRTDRGMFAFAPNPGGLFLQTVEDEATADYDDDEPLTLTELADSVRRVLGVDLPMSDPKRLSRFTFKDRQAERYRAGRILLAGDAAHLLPATGTALNVGMLDSVNLAWKLAADVQGWAPAGLLDTYHDERHFAGARARLQTRAQVALRRGHDEAADSLREVFQELLSDEPALRRIGALVGGTDIRYPIPGDHALTGVFAADLALHTDRGTTSVAELMHAGRPVLLDLADRPELREIARQWAHRVDIHTAKTDDQQVDALLIRPDCHIAWAGSIGEPAETAASTLREALSHWFGSASVA